The Syngnathus typhle isolate RoL2023-S1 ecotype Sweden linkage group LG16, RoL_Styp_1.0, whole genome shotgun sequence genome includes a region encoding these proteins:
- the zbtb24 gene encoding zinc finger and BTB domain-containing protein 24, with translation MTQTASSTFHKTSILSKLAHLRKRDILCDVTLLAEGERFQAHKVLLAASSDYFLQIFTTDNVDIYRLDGVTATTCDLVLEFIYSARVCYEESSGEQLLAAARLLKVGELIDALQTTRRRKEGRAKKSLLIRKQRKKSPVRDNQAEERQEVADDREGGERPSRAGRRKITPPVKYNSYKVGGDVSVGGEPAKRVRKSKTEARCQDCGKWFKNHIFLKIHQRTHTGEKPFCCQVCGAAFTQKHTLLVHQRKHTGETPFVCSVCSKVLATKNSLHEHMNLHQENKSFCCDQCGKSFTQKRQLKSHYRVHTGKSLPECAQCQHKFLDTAQLKKHLRTHTGEKPFTCEICGKCFSVKSTLQTHIRIHRGEKPYSCSICDKSFADSSARRRHVASHSGKKPFNCSVCGLSFSRLDNLKTHINTHNKERVSEPEPQEEGGAALQAEVQNYPLSAGSEQEIQLLVTGDNISLGQEISTAAPQMLGTLDPPAAPWAESMYVITLSKEAADHLHVAPRPAQQVAQPHIQGLHVNQPISISQTGEHISGHHIHGHTFQIQAGNVYSTAGPPPGHT, from the exons ATGACACAGACAGCCTCATCTACCTTCCACAAGACGAGCATCTTGAGCAAATTGGCGCACCTCAGGAAACGAGACATCTTGTGCGACGTCACCCTGCTTGCAGAGGGCGAGCGTTTCCAAGCGCACAAGGTGCTTCTGGCAGCGAGCAGCGACTACTTCTTGCAGATATTCACCACCGACAATGTTGACATCTACCGGCTCGACGGTGTAACGGCCACCACGTGTGACTTGGTGCTGGAATTCATCTACAGCGCCCGGGTGTGTTATGAGGAGAGTTCGGGCGAGCAGCTTCTGGCCGCCGCTCGGTTGCTGAAGGTGGGAGAACTTATTGACGCGCTGCAGACCACACGGCGACGCAAGGAAGGGCGGGCCAAGAAGAGCCTCCTCATCAGAAAGCAAAGAAAGAAGAGTCCCGTGCGTGACAACCAGGCCGAAGAGCGACAAGAAGTAGCTGACGACAGAGAAGGAGGGGAGCGGCCCAGTCGAGCAGGAAGACGCAAGATCACCCCACCAGTGAAATACAATTCATATAAAGTGGGCGGAGACGTGTCAGTCGGTGGAGAGCCGGCAAAGAGGGTTAGGAAGAGCAAGACGGAGGCCAGGTGCCAGGACTGTGGCAAGTGGTTCAAAAACCATATCTTCCTGAAGATCCaccaacgcacgcacacag GTGAGAAGCCATTCTGTTGCCAGGTGTGCGGCGCGGCGTTCACGCAGAAGCACACACTGTTGGTGCACCAACGCAAGCACACCGGAGAGACGCCGTTTGTGTGCAGCGTGTGCTCCAAAGTCCTCGCCACTAAGAACAGCCTGCATGAGCACATGAACCTCCaccagg AAAACAAGTCGTTCTGTTGTGACCAATGTGGAAAGAGCTTCACTCAGAAGAGGCAGCTCAAAAGTCATTACAGGGTCCACACAG GCAAATCGCTTCCAGAGTGTGCTCAGTGTCAGCATAAGTTTCTGGATACGGCCCAGTTGAAAAAGCACCTGCGTACTCACACTG GTGAGAAGCCATTCACATGTGAGATCTGCGGCAAGTGTTTTTCCGTCAAGAGCACTTTGCAGACGCACATCCGGATACACCG AGGCGAGAAGCCGTATAGCTGCAGCATTTGCGACAAGTCCTTTGCGGACAGCAGCGCCCGGCGCCGCCACGTGGCCTCCCACTCGGGCAAGAAGCCCTTCAACTGCTCGGTGTGCGGTCTCTCCTTCTCCCGCCTCGACAACCTGAAGACCCACATCAACACCCACAACAAGGAGAGGGTGTCGGAACCTGAGCCCCAGGAAGAAGGTGGCGCCGCCCTGCAGGCAGAG GTCCAGAACTATCCGCTGTCGGCAGGGTCGGAGCAGGAGATCCAGCTCCTGGTGACGGGGGACAACATCAGCCTGGGGCAGGAGATCAGCACGGCCGCGCCCCAGATGCTCGGCACGCTGGACCCACCGGCCGCGCCGTGGGCCGAGTCCATGTACGTCATCACCCTGAGCAAGGAGGCCGCTGACCACCTGCACGTGGCACCCAGGCCCGCCCAGCAGGTGGCACAACCGCACATCCAGGGCCTGCACGTCAACCAGCCTATCTCCATCAGCCAGACCGGCGAGCACATCTCCGGCCACCACATCCACGGACACACCTTCCAGATCCAGGCTGGAAACGTCTACTCCACCGCCGGACCGCCGCCTGGCCACACCTGA
- the ddo gene encoding D-aspartate oxidase isoform X2 yields MRRSKVAVVGAGVVGVSTAVCVAEKLPSCSVTLLSDKFTPDTTSDGAAGMLIVDQYPDIPLERQRCWFRDSFDHLLAIVQSQNTLETGVLLSSGFHIFKEPPVNKKPYWWDFVLGFRFLSERELRRFPEYTFGQAFTTIKCECSTYLPWLHQRFTKAGGKVEQKKVSSLEELSPDYDVIVNCSGLGSKDLVADNEVYPVRGQILKMDAPWLHHFIRLEKGTTYIYPGSRYVTLGGTRQEGDWRLGVDPGDSESILKRCTQLEPSLRGGKVLGGWVGFRPSRRNPRVEREVPRLGGGAHVVHNYGHGGFGVALAWGTAIDATGMVRSCLQERYPHAKL; encoded by the exons ATGAGAAGATCGAAAGTGGCGGTAGTGGGCGCGGGTGTGGTGGGTGTGTCCACAGCCGTGTGTGTGGCTGAGAAGCTCCCCAGCTGCTCTGTCACCCTGTTGTCCGACAAGTTCACCCCGGACACCACCAGCGACGGCGCGGCTGGTATGCTCATTGTGGATCAATATCCAG ATATTCCTTTGGAACGCCAAAGATGCTGGTTCCGAGACAGCTTTGACCACCTACTGGCCATCGTGCAGTCCCAAAATACACTTGAGACTGGAGTGCTTCTCAGCTCCGG CTTTCACATTTTCAAGGAGCCCCCTGTCAACAAGAAGCCCTACTGGTGGGATTTCGTGCTTGGCTTTCGCTTCTTGAGCGAACGCGAACTGCGGCGCTTTCCCGAGTACACGTTTGGCCAGGCCTTCACCACCATCAAGTGTGAATGCTCCACCTACCTACCCTGGCTACACCAAAG GTTCACGAAAGCCGGCGGTAAAGTGGAGCAGAAGAAAGTGTCCAGTCTCGAGGAGCTGAGCCCGGACTACGACGTCATCGTCAACTGCTCGGGCTTAGGCTCCAAAGACCTGGTGGCGGACAACGAGGTCTACCCTGTCCGGGGCCAGATCCTGAAGATGGACGCCCCCTGGCTGCATCACTTCATCCGGCTAGAAAAAGGGACGACATACATCTATCCCGGCTCACGCTACGTCACCCTCGGTGGAACCCGGCAGGAGGGAGACTGGCGCCTAGGGGTGGACCCCGGGGACTCAGAGTCCATCCTGAAGCGCTGCACCCAGCTGGAGCCCTCTCTGCGTGGGGGTAAAGTGCTCGGGGGGTGGGTCGGGTTCCGGCCCTCCAGGAGGAATCCCAGAGTGGAAAGGGAGGTGCCCCGGCTGGGCGGCGGGGCACATGTGGTGCACAACTACGGCCATGGGGGCTTCGGCGTCGCCCTGGCTTGGGGGACGGCCATAGATGCCACCGGGATGGTCAGAAGCTGCCTTCAAGAAAGGTATCCTCACGCTAAGCTGTGA
- the afg1la gene encoding AFG1 like ATPase a: protein MAVWMPLSSKMSPSASLGSTLLRRGQHSTLKLLKTAMSCHRRGYAAEAQREAETGGGFSGPLEHYGGLIRDGTLREDEHQRAVMSKLDQLHKTLRGYSNTPTSIFQKFFTRPKPPKGYYIYGDVGTGKTMVMDMFYSHVETDKKKRVHFHGFMLDVHKRIHRLKQSLPKRKAGKMAKSYDPIAPVAEEISEEACLLCFDEFQVTDIADAMILKQLFENLFLHGVVVVATSNRIPEDLYKNGLQRVNFVPFIAVLQKYCQTLRLDSGIDYRKTNRPSAGKLYFLSSEPDAEETLDKLFDELAFKQNDITRPRVLNVHNRKVRLNKACGTILDCTFEELCDRPLGASDYLEISRLFDTVFIRHIPLLTLNKKTQARRLITLVDALYDHKVRVVILADHPLEEVFVLEGDHSHDEGHILMDDLGLKREEASSLSIFSGEEEMFAFQRTVSRLTEMQSEEYWQEGDRSAKDKV, encoded by the exons ATGGCGGTGTGGATGCCGCTGTCTTCCAAGATGTCaccctcagcctccctgggctCCACTTTGTTACGGAGAGGGCAACATTCCACTCTAAAACTGCTCAAAACCGCAATGTCGTGTCACAGACGAG GCTACGCGGCGGAAGCCCAGCGTGAGGCTGAGACGGGCGGCGGCTTCAGCGGGCCCCTGGAGCACTACGGCGGGCTGATCCGGGACGGGACCCTGCGGGAAGACGAGCACCAGAGAGCCGTGATGAGCAAACTGGACCAGCTCCACAAAACACTCCGCGGGTACAGCAACACGCCCACGTCCATCTTCCAAAAG TTTTTTACCAGACCAAAGCCTCCCAAGGGTTACTACATCTACGGCGACGTGG GCACGGGCAAAACCATGGTCATGGATATGTTTTACTCGCACGTGGAGACCGACAAGAAAAAGAGGGTCCACTTTCACGGCTTCATGTTGGACGTACACAAAC GGATCCATCGCCTTAAGCAGAGTCTGCCAAAGAGGAAAGCGGGCAAGATGGCTAAGTCTTACGACCCCATCGCGCCCGTTGCCGAGGAGATCAGCGAGGAAGCTTGTCTGCTGTGCTTTGACGAGTTTCAG GTGACGGATATCGCCGACGCCATGATTCTCAAGCAGCTGTTTGAGAACTTGTTTCTCCACGGCGTGGTCGTGGTGGCCACGTCCAATCGCATCCCTGAAG ACTTGTATAAAAATGGTCTGCAGAGGGTCAactttgtgccttttattgccGTGTTACAG AAATATTGCCAAACTCTTCGTCTGGATTCAGGGATCGACTACCGCAAAACGAACAGACCCTCCGCGGGGAAACTTTACTTCCT TTCCAGTGAGCCTGACGCAGAGGAAACGCTGGACAAGCTTTTTGACGAGCTGGCCTTCAAGCAGAACGACA TAACGCGGCCGAGAGTGCTCAACGTGCACAACAGGAAAGTGCGTCTGAACAAAGCATGCGGGACCATTCTGGACTGCACATTTGAGGAGCTATGTGACAGG CCTCTAGGTGCCAGCGACTACCTGGAGATCTCCCGCCTGTTTGACACCGTCTTCATCCGCCACATCCCGCTTCTGACGCTCAACAAGAAAACCCAAGCCCGGCGACTCATCACGCTGGTGGATGCGCTTTATGACCACAAG GTGCGCGTGGTGATCCTGGCCGATCACCCGCTAGAGGAGGTTTTTGTTCTCGAGGGCGACCACAGCCACGACGAGGGCCACATCCTCATGGACGATCTGGGACTCAAAAGA GAAGAAGCGAGCAGCCTGTCCATCTTCAGCGGCGAAGAGGAGATGTTCGCCTTCCAGAGGACCGTCTCCAGACTCACTGAGATGCAGAGCGAAGAATACTGGCAAGAAGGAGACCGCAGCGCTAAGGACAAAGTCTAA
- the ddo gene encoding D-aspartate oxidase isoform X1, which yields MMRRSKVAVVGAGVVGVSTAVCVAEKLPSCSVTLLSDKFTPDTTSDGAAGMLIVDQYPDIPLERQRCWFRDSFDHLLAIVQSQNTLETGVLLSSGFHIFKEPPVNKKPYWWDFVLGFRFLSERELRRFPEYTFGQAFTTIKCECSTYLPWLHQRFTKAGGKVEQKKVSSLEELSPDYDVIVNCSGLGSKDLVADNEVYPVRGQILKMDAPWLHHFIRLEKGTTYIYPGSRYVTLGGTRQEGDWRLGVDPGDSESILKRCTQLEPSLRGGKVLGGWVGFRPSRRNPRVEREVPRLGGGAHVVHNYGHGGFGVALAWGTAIDATGMVRSCLQERYPHAKL from the exons AT GATGAGAAGATCGAAAGTGGCGGTAGTGGGCGCGGGTGTGGTGGGTGTGTCCACAGCCGTGTGTGTGGCTGAGAAGCTCCCCAGCTGCTCTGTCACCCTGTTGTCCGACAAGTTCACCCCGGACACCACCAGCGACGGCGCGGCTGGTATGCTCATTGTGGATCAATATCCAG ATATTCCTTTGGAACGCCAAAGATGCTGGTTCCGAGACAGCTTTGACCACCTACTGGCCATCGTGCAGTCCCAAAATACACTTGAGACTGGAGTGCTTCTCAGCTCCGG CTTTCACATTTTCAAGGAGCCCCCTGTCAACAAGAAGCCCTACTGGTGGGATTTCGTGCTTGGCTTTCGCTTCTTGAGCGAACGCGAACTGCGGCGCTTTCCCGAGTACACGTTTGGCCAGGCCTTCACCACCATCAAGTGTGAATGCTCCACCTACCTACCCTGGCTACACCAAAG GTTCACGAAAGCCGGCGGTAAAGTGGAGCAGAAGAAAGTGTCCAGTCTCGAGGAGCTGAGCCCGGACTACGACGTCATCGTCAACTGCTCGGGCTTAGGCTCCAAAGACCTGGTGGCGGACAACGAGGTCTACCCTGTCCGGGGCCAGATCCTGAAGATGGACGCCCCCTGGCTGCATCACTTCATCCGGCTAGAAAAAGGGACGACATACATCTATCCCGGCTCACGCTACGTCACCCTCGGTGGAACCCGGCAGGAGGGAGACTGGCGCCTAGGGGTGGACCCCGGGGACTCAGAGTCCATCCTGAAGCGCTGCACCCAGCTGGAGCCCTCTCTGCGTGGGGGTAAAGTGCTCGGGGGGTGGGTCGGGTTCCGGCCCTCCAGGAGGAATCCCAGAGTGGAAAGGGAGGTGCCCCGGCTGGGCGGCGGGGCACATGTGGTGCACAACTACGGCCATGGGGGCTTCGGCGTCGCCCTGGCTTGGGGGACGGCCATAGATGCCACCGGGATGGTCAGAAGCTGCCTTCAAGAAAGGTATCCTCACGCTAAGCTGTGA
- the foxo3a gene encoding forkhead box protein O3a: MAEANEPNVEIDPDFEPQKRPRSCTWPLPRPELGAAGKAGANDADVIPEEEDDDEEGGGGGAGGGGGSAPREATGSLTPSPLTPSGLRLASQPRTEDTADGSLSSAQLTPPAAATTASQQLRKSSARRNAWGNYSYADLITQAIESSPEKRLTLSQIYDWMVRSVPYFKDKGDSNSSAGWKNSIRHNLSLHSRFVKVQNEGTGKSSWWMVNPDGGKGGKAPRRRAVSMDNSKYIKGARGRATKKKASLQAAQDGSSESSSSLSKWTGSPTSRSSDELDAWTDFRSRTNSNASTLSGRLSPILANLELDEVPPDDTPLSPMLYSSPSSMSPSAGPTGLPDLAGTMNLNDGLSDNLMDDLLDNISLASQQPPPDEGEDDDKDQAGAVFTFGSPVGSYVPTPLFSPTSITSLRQSPMQTIQENKQTTFSCPAHLTLQDLLSLDSGNVLLTQSDPLMSQASTAVALQNSRRNTLLLRKDHVSSTNHTAVQAQVSSVLGGNGLKSPGKTSPALPGQDPFPGPATSDLELEGFNGALECDMDSIIRNELMEADCLDLSFDAAHNANVNPGGFKQTSPQSWVQS; encoded by the exons ATGGCCGAGGCCAACGAGCCGAACGTGGAAATCGACCCGGACTTCGAGCCCCAGAAGCGGCCGCGCTCTTGCACTTGGCCGCTTCCACGTCCGGAGCTCGGCGCGGCGGGCAAAGCGGGGGCGAACGACGCCGATGTCATCCCCGAGGAAGAGGATGACGAcgaagagggaggaggaggtggggcAGGGGGAGGAGGTGGCAGTGCGCCCCGGGAGGCTACCGGGTCTCTCACGCCGAGCCCGCTCACTCCCTCCGGCCTCCGCCTTGCCTCGCAGCCCCGCACCGAGGACACCGCGGACGGCTCGCTGTCCTCGGCGCAGTTGACGCCGCCGGCGGCGGCCACCACGGCCTCGCAGCAGCTGCGGAAGTCGTCGGCTCGCCGCAACGCCTGGGGAAACTACTCGTACGCGGACCTCATCACGCAGGCCATCGAGTCGTCCCCCGAGAAGAGACTCACCTTGTCGCAGATCTACGACTGGATGGTCCGCTCCGTGCCCTACTTCAAGGACAAGGGCGACAGCAACAGCTCGGCTGGATGGAAG AATTCCATCCGGCACAATCTGTCCCTGCATAGCCGCTTCGTTAAGGTCCAGAACGAAGGGACCGGGAAGAGCTCGTGGTGGATGGTCAACCCTGACGGCGGCAAAGGTGGCAAGGCGCCGCGTCGCCGCGCCGTCTCCATGGACAACAGCAAATACATCAAAGGCGCCCGAGGCCGTGCCACCAAGAAAAAAGCTTCCCTGCAGGCCGCCCAGGACGGCAGCTCCGAGAGCTCGTCCAGCCTCTCCAAGTGGACCGGCAGCCCCACGTCGCGCAGCAGTGACGAGCTGGACGCCTGGACCGACTTCCGCTCGCGCACCAACTCCAACGCCAGCACCTTGAGCGGGCGCTTGTCGCCCATCCTCGCCAACCTGGAGCTGGACGAGGTGCCCCCGGACGACACGCCGTTGTCCCCCATGCTGTACTCCAGCCCGAGCAGCATGTCGCCGTCCGCCGGGCCCACCGGCCTCCCCGACCTGGCGGGCACTATGAACCTCAACGACGGGCTGTCCGACAACCTGATGGACGACCTTCTGGACAATATCAGCCTGGCGTCCCAGCAGCCTCCTCCCGATGAGGGTGAGGACGACGACAAAGACCAGGCGGGCGCCGTCTTCACCTTCGGCAGTCCCGTCGGCAGCTACGTCCCCACGCCGCTTTTCAGCCCCACGTCAATCACCAGCCTGCGCCAGTCGCCCATGCAGACCATCCAGGAGAACAAGCAGACCACCTTCTCCTGCCCGGCGCACCTCACCCTGCAGGACCTCCTCAGCCTGGATTCCGGCAACGTCCTGCTCACCCAGTCCGACCCGCTCATGTCGCAGGCCAGCACCGCCGTGGCCCTGCAGAACTCGCGCCGCAATACGCTGCTTCTGCGCAAAGACCACGTCTCCTCCACCAACCACACCGCCGTCCAGGCACAAGTTTCATCTGTTCTTGGGGGAAATGGTCTCAAGTCTCCCGGCAAAACCTCCCCGGCCTTGCCCGGCCAGGACCCCTTCCCCGGCCCCGCCACCTCTGACCTGGAACTAGAGGGGTTCAACGGCGCACTGGAGTGCGACATGGACTCGATCATCCGCAACGAGCTGATGGAGGCCGACTGCCTGGACCTGAGTTTTGACGCCGCCCACAACGCCAACGTGAACCCGGGGGGCTTCAAGCAGACGTCACCGCAGAGCTGGGTCCAGAGCTGA